A genomic region of Desulfosarcina ovata subsp. ovata contains the following coding sequences:
- a CDS encoding CoB--CoM heterodisulfide reductase iron-sulfur subunit A family protein — protein MTNDKAAPASGSIMVVGGGIAGLTTALEAAEVGYEVFLVEKNPYLGGRVAQLNQYFPKLCPPTCGLEINFRRIKDNPRIKVFTLAEVEKVDGAPGNYTVSVKLNPRYVNENCTGCGACAEACQTEVSDEYNLGMCKTKAAYLPFAMAFPSRYVISPQIIGTDDATKIKEACKYDAVDLEMQAKTVDLAVGAVVWATGWEPYDAHRIDNLGFGQYDNIITNMMLERLASNSGPTKGKIVRPSDDKAPESVAFVQCAGSRDENHLPYCSYICCMASLKHATYIREQYPDTKVYIFYIDIRSPGDRYEKFYNKIKEDENVILIKGKVAEVSEDPNTKNITVVAENAVTGEKIHQTVEMAVLATGMQPTAANTKLPADLNVNDDGFIVNDYAKGGMFAAGCANKPADVISSNQNATGMALKAIQTLVKR, from the coding sequence ATGACAAACGACAAAGCAGCCCCTGCGAGTGGAAGCATTATGGTGGTTGGCGGCGGTATTGCCGGTCTGACCACGGCCCTTGAGGCCGCTGAAGTGGGGTATGAAGTGTTTCTGGTCGAAAAAAATCCTTATCTGGGCGGAAGAGTTGCACAGCTGAATCAATACTTTCCCAAGCTATGCCCTCCGACCTGCGGTCTCGAAATCAACTTTCGGCGGATCAAGGACAATCCCCGAATCAAGGTCTTCACCCTGGCGGAAGTCGAAAAAGTGGATGGCGCGCCGGGTAACTACACGGTCAGCGTAAAGCTCAATCCCCGCTACGTGAATGAGAACTGCACCGGTTGCGGCGCCTGCGCCGAGGCGTGCCAGACTGAAGTTTCCGATGAGTACAACCTTGGCATGTGCAAGACCAAGGCGGCCTATCTGCCTTTTGCCATGGCCTTCCCTTCCAGATATGTCATTTCCCCGCAAATCATCGGGACCGATGACGCCACCAAAATCAAAGAAGCCTGTAAGTATGATGCGGTGGACCTGGAGATGCAGGCCAAGACCGTTGACCTGGCCGTGGGCGCCGTCGTCTGGGCCACCGGTTGGGAGCCCTACGATGCCCACCGCATCGACAATCTGGGCTTTGGCCAGTACGACAACATTATCACCAACATGATGCTCGAGCGCCTGGCGTCTAATTCCGGTCCCACCAAGGGCAAGATCGTGCGGCCCTCGGACGACAAGGCTCCGGAGAGCGTGGCCTTTGTTCAGTGTGCCGGCTCCCGTGACGAAAATCACCTGCCCTACTGTTCATACATCTGCTGTATGGCATCCTTGAAGCACGCCACCTACATCCGTGAGCAATACCCGGATACCAAGGTATACATTTTCTACATCGATATCCGTTCACCGGGTGACCGATACGAAAAGTTCTACAACAAAATCAAGGAAGACGAGAATGTTATCCTGATCAAAGGCAAGGTTGCCGAGGTCAGTGAAGATCCGAACACCAAGAATATTACCGTGGTTGCCGAAAATGCGGTCACCGGGGAGAAGATCCACCAGACGGTGGAGATGGCCGTTCTGGCCACGGGCATGCAGCCCACCGCCGCCAACACCAAACTGCCCGCCGACTTGAATGTCAACGATGATGGCTTCATCGTCAACGACTATGCCAAGGGCGGCATGTTTGCTGCCGGCTGCGCCAACAAGCCGGCAGACGTGATTTCATCCAACCAGAATGCGACCGGCATGGCCCTGAAAGCCATTCAAACCCTGGTGAAAAGGTAG
- a CDS encoding FAD-dependent oxidoreductase, with translation MDKKYGVYICEGCGIGEALDVKALCGVPEEEGVPVKTHPFLCGKDGVDLLKKDIADGTNTLVLCACSRRVNFDIFRFDGCIVDRVNLREGVAWSHPRSEFPALTEEEKEDEDNYDRVQMMAEDYIRMGMIRVEKIKLPEPYLLDNVSKKILVLGGGITGMSAAIDAAKIGYDVTIVEKTDSLGGYAAKVRKQIPVSAPYDALIPPVVQAKIAEVEAMPNITVKTGTVVARIAGQPGEFTVTMKKPGEKIPFDVPYPLPDEMKVDEAGKELDVEKQHEAYLKYNEGRNDILQFDADGEMFGAVILAAGWRPDDLKDGDFSHLGYGEIPDVITNTQFEEIAKAGKIVRPSDGKAAKSVVFVQSPGKNDSDSDFAYAGAVTSMVSLKQAKYVREDYSDGKAFIFYQHMRTPGFSELFYKGLQQDPGIFMTKGAVMSVAKNGDGMIVDAENTLLGEKLQVKADLVVLGAGMVPVTKDDPVVNLAYRQGPGFRDIGLFNSYVDSNFICFPYETQRTGIYAAGAIRRSMTMEEAMEDASGAALKAVQCLESVNRGVSVHPRSGDMTFPDFFFQRCTQCKRCTEECPFGALDDDEKGTPKPNPTRCRRCGTCMGACPERIIGFADYNIDSIGSMVKSIQVPSEDDYSEPPLRILGLVCENDAYPALDMAGLNRSGYSADVRIIPIRCLGSMNVIWIKDALSQGMDGVFLLGCKHGDDYQCHFVKGSELADIRMKKIGDALASLALENERVAQFEVAIDDYDKVPQIINDFVESIEALGPNPFKGF, from the coding sequence ATGGACAAAAAGTATGGTGTTTATATCTGCGAAGGTTGTGGCATCGGGGAGGCCCTCGATGTAAAGGCCCTGTGCGGGGTTCCCGAAGAAGAGGGTGTGCCTGTCAAAACCCATCCTTTCCTGTGCGGTAAGGATGGCGTCGATCTTTTGAAAAAGGACATTGCCGACGGGACCAATACCCTGGTTCTATGTGCCTGTTCCCGCCGGGTGAATTTTGACATTTTTCGTTTCGACGGCTGCATTGTCGACCGCGTCAACCTGCGTGAGGGCGTGGCCTGGTCACATCCGCGCAGTGAGTTCCCCGCGCTGACCGAAGAAGAGAAGGAAGATGAGGACAATTACGATCGCGTCCAGATGATGGCCGAGGATTATATCCGCATGGGCATGATCCGGGTCGAAAAAATCAAGCTGCCCGAGCCTTACCTGCTGGACAATGTATCCAAGAAAATTCTAGTTTTGGGCGGCGGTATCACCGGCATGAGTGCGGCCATCGATGCGGCCAAGATCGGTTACGATGTGACCATTGTCGAGAAGACCGACAGCCTGGGTGGGTATGCGGCCAAGGTGAGAAAACAGATCCCGGTCTCCGCGCCTTACGACGCCCTGATTCCGCCGGTGGTTCAGGCCAAGATCGCTGAGGTCGAGGCCATGCCCAACATTACCGTGAAAACCGGCACCGTGGTGGCCCGCATCGCCGGACAGCCGGGCGAGTTTACGGTCACGATGAAAAAGCCGGGTGAGAAGATCCCCTTTGACGTTCCCTACCCGCTGCCCGACGAAATGAAGGTCGATGAAGCCGGCAAGGAGCTGGATGTCGAGAAACAGCACGAAGCCTACCTGAAATACAACGAAGGCAGAAATGACATCCTCCAGTTCGACGCCGATGGTGAGATGTTTGGTGCCGTGATCCTGGCCGCCGGGTGGCGTCCGGACGATCTCAAGGATGGCGATTTCAGCCACCTGGGATACGGCGAAATTCCGGATGTAATTACCAACACCCAGTTTGAAGAGATCGCCAAGGCCGGCAAGATCGTGCGTCCGTCCGATGGCAAAGCGGCCAAATCGGTCGTCTTCGTCCAAAGCCCGGGCAAGAACGATTCGGACAGCGACTTCGCCTATGCCGGTGCGGTGACCAGCATGGTCTCCCTGAAGCAGGCCAAGTATGTCCGCGAAGATTACAGCGATGGCAAGGCGTTCATCTTTTATCAGCATATGCGCACCCCCGGATTTTCCGAACTGTTTTATAAGGGACTGCAGCAGGATCCGGGAATCTTCATGACCAAGGGCGCCGTGATGAGCGTGGCCAAGAACGGCGACGGCATGATCGTGGATGCCGAAAACACCCTGCTCGGCGAAAAGCTGCAGGTCAAGGCCGATTTGGTGGTCCTCGGTGCCGGCATGGTTCCCGTGACCAAGGACGATCCGGTGGTCAACCTGGCCTACCGTCAGGGCCCCGGCTTCCGGGACATCGGGCTGTTCAACAGCTACGTGGACTCCAACTTTATCTGTTTCCCCTACGAAACCCAGCGGACCGGCATTTACGCCGCCGGCGCCATTCGCCGCTCCATGACCATGGAAGAAGCCATGGAAGACGCTTCCGGTGCCGCCCTCAAAGCGGTCCAGTGCCTCGAATCGGTCAACCGCGGTGTGTCCGTGCATCCACGTTCGGGCGACATGACTTTTCCGGATTTCTTTTTTCAACGCTGCACCCAGTGCAAGCGGTGTACGGAAGAGTGCCCCTTCGGCGCCCTGGACGATGACGAAAAAGGAACCCCGAAACCCAATCCCACGCGCTGCCGCCGTTGCGGTACCTGCATGGGGGCCTGTCCCGAGCGCATCATCGGCTTTGCCGATTACAACATCGACAGCATCGGCTCCATGGTCAAATCCATCCAGGTGCCGTCCGAAGATGATTACTCAGAGCCACCGTTGCGGATCCTGGGCCTGGTCTGCGAGAACGACGCCTATCCGGCACTGGATATGGCCGGCCTCAACCGCTCAGGCTACTCGGCGGATGTGCGCATCATTCCGATCCGTTGTCTGGGCTCCATGAACGTCATCTGGATCAAGGATGCGCTTTCCCAGGGCATGGACGGTGTCTTCCTGCTCGGTTGCAAACACGGGGACGACTACCAGTGTCACTTTGTCAAGGGTTCCGAACTCGCCGACATCCGGATGAAGAAGATCGGTGACGCCCTGGCCAGCCTGGCCCTGGAAAACGAACGTGTGGCCCAGTTCGAAGTGGCCATCGACGACTACGACAAGGTCCCCCAGATCATCAACGATTTCGTGGAATCCATCGAGGCGCTCGGTCCCAACCCGTTCAAGGGCTTCTAA
- the aprA gene encoding adenylyl-sulfate reductase subunit alpha, with protein MALPNKPVGELKAVRDPEVVEKEVDVLIVGGGMAACGTAFEVKKWMKDDQTVLLCDKAAMERSGAVAQGLSAINTFVGDNAKEDYVRMVRNDLMGLVREDLIFDLGCYVDDSVYLFEEWGLPVWKKDEAGKNMDGKKGQKMGTLKSGAQPVRTGKWQIMINGESYKRIVAEAAKLALGEDNIIERCFIVELLLDATVPNQIAGAVGFSVRENLVYIIKCKTMMVACGGAVNIYQPRSVGEGKGRAWYPVWNAGSTYTMAMKVGAELTMMENRFTPARFKDGYGPVGAWFLLFKAKTLNGLGEAFAGSDAAKAELEKYAPYGTAAITPTCLRNHLMLFEMKEGRGPIMMDTVTALAELGKTMDKKELKHLESEAWEDFLDMTCGQANLWCAQDCEPEKKNSEVMPTEPYLLGSHSGCCGLWTSGPDYDWVPDDYKIKARNGKVYKQMTTVEGLFTAGDGVGGSGHKFSSGSHAEGRIAAKQMVRYATDFADFTPTLKQSKEELVDLVYKPIRTFLDNCEYTTAIDINPNYVKPNGMMYRLMKATHEYGAGTATFYQTTSKCLEIVMDLLATMREDCDKLAAGDLHELMRCWEIEHRIWTVESHLRHIQYRKETRYPGFYYQSDYPGQDDENWFCFVNSKFDPEKKEWDVKKVPYIKIIPD; from the coding sequence ACCGCATTTGAAGTCAAAAAATGGATGAAAGACGACCAAACCGTTCTGCTGTGCGACAAGGCTGCCATGGAGCGTTCCGGTGCCGTTGCCCAGGGTCTGTCCGCCATTAATACCTTTGTCGGCGACAATGCCAAGGAAGACTATGTTCGCATGGTGCGTAACGACCTGATGGGTCTGGTCCGCGAAGACCTGATCTTCGATCTGGGTTGCTATGTTGACGACTCTGTCTACCTGTTTGAAGAATGGGGACTCCCCGTTTGGAAAAAAGATGAAGCCGGCAAGAACATGGACGGTAAAAAAGGTCAGAAAATGGGCACCCTGAAATCTGGTGCACAGCCGGTCCGTACCGGTAAATGGCAGATCATGATCAACGGTGAGTCCTACAAGCGTATCGTCGCCGAAGCCGCCAAACTGGCTCTGGGCGAAGACAACATCATTGAGCGCTGCTTCATCGTTGAACTGCTCCTCGACGCCACCGTGCCGAATCAGATCGCCGGCGCAGTTGGTTTCTCCGTCCGTGAGAATCTCGTCTACATCATCAAATGCAAAACCATGATGGTTGCCTGCGGCGGCGCTGTGAACATCTATCAGCCCCGTTCGGTCGGTGAAGGTAAAGGCCGCGCCTGGTATCCGGTATGGAACGCTGGTTCCACCTACACCATGGCCATGAAGGTCGGTGCTGAGCTGACCATGATGGAAAACCGTTTCACCCCGGCCCGTTTTAAAGACGGTTACGGCCCGGTCGGCGCCTGGTTCCTGCTGTTCAAGGCCAAAACCCTTAACGGTCTGGGCGAAGCCTTTGCCGGTAGCGATGCCGCCAAGGCTGAGCTGGAAAAATACGCTCCCTACGGCACCGCCGCCATCACCCCGACCTGTCTGCGTAACCACCTGATGCTGTTCGAGATGAAGGAAGGCCGCGGCCCGATCATGATGGACACCGTCACCGCGCTGGCCGAACTCGGCAAAACCATGGACAAGAAGGAGCTCAAGCACCTCGAGTCCGAAGCTTGGGAAGACTTCCTGGATATGACCTGTGGTCAGGCCAACCTGTGGTGTGCTCAGGATTGTGAGCCGGAGAAGAAAAACTCCGAAGTTATGCCCACCGAGCCTTACCTGCTGGGTTCTCACTCCGGCTGCTGCGGGCTGTGGACCTCCGGCCCCGACTATGACTGGGTCCCGGATGATTACAAAATCAAAGCCCGCAACGGCAAGGTCTACAAACAGATGACCACCGTTGAAGGTCTGTTCACCGCTGGCGACGGCGTGGGCGGCTCCGGTCATAAGTTCTCCTCCGGTTCCCATGCCGAGGGTCGTATCGCCGCCAAGCAGATGGTGCGCTACGCAACCGATTTTGCTGATTTCACCCCGACCCTGAAGCAGTCCAAGGAAGAACTGGTCGACCTGGTTTACAAACCGATCCGTACCTTCCTGGACAACTGCGAATACACCACCGCCATCGACATCAACCCCAACTACGTAAAACCCAACGGGATGATGTACCGCCTGATGAAGGCCACCCATGAGTATGGTGCGGGAACCGCCACCTTCTATCAGACCACCAGCAAGTGCCTGGAAATCGTCATGGATCTGCTTGCCACCATGCGCGAAGACTGCGATAAGCTGGCTGCCGGCGACCTGCATGAGCTGATGAGATGCTGGGAAATTGAACACCGCATCTGGACCGTTGAATCTCACCTGCGCCACATCCAGTACCGTAAAGAAACCCGCTACCCGGGCTTCTACTATCAGAGTGACTATCCGGGACAGGATGACGAGAACTGGTTCTGCTTCGTCAACTCCAAGTTCGATCCCGAAAAGAAGGAATGGGATGTCAAGAAGGTTCCTTACATCAAAATCATCCCGGACTAA